One Lactobacillus sp. CBA3606 DNA segment encodes these proteins:
- a CDS encoding GntR family transcriptional regulator, with protein MYRAIAQDIIKSIMSDEYATKLPTEKDLMARFNVSRNTIRKAIDVVFRHGLLRRVQGSGNFIIKPPENSTTVLNLSIGFDQSSMVAGGPLTSKVVTFDKVEADQRLAQQGNITVGTELYRVIRLRYLKDELYDLEESYFPRTVVPFMSADSVQHSIFGFLREAYGITGSTTENYVHQVRLDAERAALLEQPVGDKTMRLDGINYLTDGTVFNFSSTFFVYQDLELYYHTENIDLQD; from the coding sequence ATGTATCGAGCAATTGCGCAGGATATTATCAAGTCGATTATGAGCGACGAGTACGCAACCAAGTTGCCCACGGAAAAGGATTTAATGGCCCGCTTCAATGTTAGTCGCAATACCATTCGTAAAGCGATTGATGTGGTGTTTCGCCATGGCTTATTACGACGAGTGCAGGGAAGTGGTAATTTCATTATTAAACCACCTGAAAATTCAACGACAGTCTTGAACTTATCAATTGGTTTTGATCAATCATCAATGGTAGCCGGTGGGCCGCTAACATCTAAAGTCGTGACTTTTGATAAAGTTGAAGCTGATCAGCGTTTGGCCCAACAAGGCAATATCACGGTTGGGACCGAATTGTATCGGGTTATTCGGTTACGATATCTAAAAGACGAACTTTATGATTTAGAAGAATCGTATTTTCCGAGAACGGTGGTCCCGTTCATGTCGGCTGATAGTGTCCAACATTCAATCTTTGGCTTTTTACGGGAAGCTTATGGTATCACTGGGAGTACGACCGAAAATTATGTTCATCAAGTCCGCTTGGATGCGGAACGGGCCGCATTGCTCGAACAACCAGTTGGCGATAAAACGATGCGCTTGGATGGGATTAATTACTTAACGGATGGCACGGTATTCAACTTTTCGAGCACATTCTTCGTTTATCAAGATTTAGAGTTGTACTATCATACAGAAAATATCGATCTGCAAGACTAA
- a CDS encoding bacterial Ig-like domain-containing protein: MPKPADQKIHYKMYKKGRFWIIAGIAALSWQAETLAVQADATNTTSEDSTGITNTANDTNAKTAVLASSTSAAATSSDAATSTTANSTTDSQAITQTKTTSTAAAVTSTATSENTSTSTNAASADSATVTSAESTASVATSAVTSADSSITTSAENTTSTAASEATSANSAIDASSDSTVTETVDSSANTTTATADSTVTADSADSSVSANTATSAATDMATSDSATKTTLPTQAKALKSSATTKATTIDYSGTFNAGASWTLDSDGVLTINEGGMDASTSTSSSLWAQYFDVTLVKKVIINGTVKANSQSVSLFSGMTNLTTFENGSNFDVSNVTSMSRMFFKDSALVSIDVSNWDTSNVTDMSDLFQDNSSLTSLDVSNWNTSKVTSMNYLFRNVSSVTTLDVSKWNTDSTITMLAVFYGTTNLTNLDLSGWNTSQVNNISYMFYQSGVTNITGIGQWDTANVTTMANMFSSAINLTTVDVSKWNTSKVTDMSYMFKNTTDLTALNVSNWDVNNVTTMFHMFDTATSLTTLDVSKWNTSKVTDMSYMFYLTSSLTSLDLSQWNTSNVTTMSYTFYRSGVTDIVGISNWDTSNVTDMSYMFGRMTKIISLSIGNWNTSSVTNMSNMFFQNTSLTSLNLANWDTSNVTNMSGMFSNATRLQSLNISNFTISDTTNIVDMLAKTTKLNKLVLGANVKLTNSTGSVNLQPVTTTKPYTGNWIKDGDYTTYQSSDDLMKNYDGSAPGTYTWQISYVDITLTSDTETIIAGDNWSAETNFASATNVDGSTVNFKDITVTYQKDGQPVEGITTAGAYVVTYSFNDSLGNPQSKTITVTVAENKVSIVAKPDSSIVAGSTWNSADNFASAADTDGTVLTVADMKITYTKDGQPVDQLDTKSAGTYVVTYSFIDQQGNYQSAASTIIVTNDAGLTLKNPTEIIIAGDKWSAETNFDSATNVDGSNVDFSKVTVTYKKDGQTVSGITTAGSYEVTYSFSDSLGKTQEITSTVTVNENKVSIVAKPDSSIVAGSTWNSADNLVSATDTDGTVLTVADMKITYTKDGKDVPSINPKEAGSYTITYSFTDKQGNLQSATSTLTITNDASISVKNPTETIIAGDNWSAETNFDSATNVDGSNVNFSDVTVTYTKNGQPVSGITTAGTYEVTYSFTDSLGNNQSTTSMVTVAENQVNITVKPDDSIVAGSTWKPADNFASATDTDGSVLTVSDMEMTYTKNGKTVDSINPNEAGVYTITYSFTDKQGRLQSATSTLTITNEAGLILKQPTESIIAGDNWSAETNFASAANVDGSSVNFKDITVAYQKDGQAVSGITTAGTYTVTYSFTDSLGNRQSTTSTVIVAKNQVSITAKPDSSIVAGTDWSKANSFDTAHDVDGSVVALKDLTVTYTKNGQPVAQLDTKSAGTYVVTYSFIDQQGNRQSASSTVIVTNAADLQLVTDTETMVAGDTWLAENNFNTATNVDGSAVDFANVTVTYTKNGQPVNGITTAGTYQVTYSFVDTLGHRQTKTSTLIVTRNQVNIVAKPGTTIVAGSTWSAQDNFGFATDVDGTDITLKDLTVTYMKDGHSVTQLDPNVAGTYVITYSFTDQRGQLQQAKSTVIITNDASLQLTNKTETIIAGDNWSAKNNFKSATNIDGSTVAFANITVTYLRNGQSVAGITTVGTYQVTYSFIDTLGNRQTQTSTVTVVNSQSQLKVKPTTDLTTGETWHPVDNLITAKNTDGTNVAFRQLTVTIKNQATNQLVTAIDTSKAGSYLVTYYFIDQQGLRQTAQSIITVLAEDDQADLIVTPDTDNSVDDSWHAEDDFVSGTDSDGTDVSYDKVKVSVTKNGQPVTQVNRHSAGTYQVTYQFMTKNGHLQSATRTITINAKSGHGSQNTESTLPQTDEATSASTVTLGAILLALTGLITGFGRIKHKRQD, encoded by the coding sequence ATGCCTAAACCTGCAGATCAGAAAATTCATTACAAGATGTATAAGAAAGGGCGTTTCTGGATTATTGCCGGCATCGCCGCTCTATCCTGGCAGGCTGAAACTTTGGCCGTCCAAGCAGATGCAACTAACACGACCAGCGAAGACAGTACTGGCATCACCAATACCGCTAACGATACTAATGCTAAGACCGCCGTTCTTGCAAGTAGTACTAGCGCTGCCGCAACTAGCTCGGACGCCGCTACCAGTACAACTGCTAATTCAACAACTGATTCTCAAGCCATTACTCAGACCAAAACTACTTCAACCGCAGCTGCTGTCACAAGCACTGCTACTTCTGAAAACACGAGCACATCAACCAACGCCGCTAGTGCGGATTCAGCAACAGTCACTAGTGCAGAAAGTACTGCTAGTGTGGCAACATCCGCGGTCACTAGTGCCGATTCGTCAATAACGACTAGTGCAGAAAACACCACTAGTACCGCTGCTTCTGAGGCGACTAGTGCCAATTCAGCGATCGATGCCAGTTCGGATAGTACGGTTACTGAAACTGTTGATTCTTCAGCCAATACAACAACAGCAACGGCTGATAGTACTGTCACTGCTGACAGTGCAGATTCATCCGTTAGTGCCAATACTGCAACCTCCGCAGCTACTGACATGGCAACTAGTGACAGCGCTACAAAAACAACCTTACCCACTCAAGCAAAAGCCTTAAAAAGCAGTGCCACAACTAAAGCAACTACGATTGATTACTCAGGAACTTTTAACGCCGGTGCTAGTTGGACCCTTGATTCCGATGGCGTTTTAACGATTAATGAAGGTGGCATGGATGCGTCAACCAGTACCAGCAGCAGTTTATGGGCCCAATATTTTGATGTCACGTTAGTCAAGAAAGTCATCATTAATGGGACCGTTAAAGCCAATTCACAATCAGTATCGCTATTTTCAGGTATGACAAACTTAACTACTTTTGAAAATGGGTCCAATTTTGACGTTAGTAATGTCACTAGTATGAGCCGCATGTTTTTCAAAGACAGCGCCTTAGTATCAATTGATGTTTCCAATTGGGATACGAGCAACGTCACTGACATGTCTGATCTTTTCCAAGATAACTCAAGCTTAACCAGTTTAGATGTTTCCAATTGGAACACTAGTAAAGTAACGTCCATGAACTACTTATTCCGCAACGTCAGCTCTGTAACCACCCTAGATGTTTCGAAATGGAATACTGACAGTACTATTACAATGCTTGCTGTATTCTATGGCACAACTAACCTGACAAATCTAGATCTTTCCGGTTGGAATACCAGTCAAGTTAATAACATATCTTATATGTTCTACCAAAGTGGTGTGACCAATATTACAGGTATCGGTCAATGGGATACTGCCAATGTCACTACTATGGCTAATATGTTTTCTAGTGCAATCAATTTAACTACTGTTGATGTTTCAAAGTGGAACACATCAAAAGTCACTGATATGTCTTATATGTTTAAAAACACTACTGATTTAACCGCTCTAAATGTTTCAAATTGGGATGTTAACAATGTGACTACTATGTTCCATATGTTTGATACTGCAACTAGTTTAACTACTCTCGATGTTTCAAAGTGGAACACATCAAAGGTTACTGACATGTCTTATATGTTTTACCTGACGAGCAGTCTTACCAGTTTAGACCTTTCACAGTGGAATACTAGTAATGTCACCACCATGTCCTATACATTCTATCGTAGCGGTGTAACCGATATTGTTGGAATTTCAAATTGGGATACTAGTAATGTTACTGACATGTCCTATATGTTTGGCAGAATGACAAAAATCATATCCTTATCGATAGGCAATTGGAATACTAGTAGTGTAACTAACATGAGCAACATGTTTTTTCAGAACACCTCTCTAACATCACTCAACCTTGCTAACTGGGATACTAGCAATGTAACTAATATGTCTGGTATGTTTAGCAATGCTACTCGGCTACAATCACTTAACATTTCAAACTTTACAATATCTGATACGACCAACATTGTCGATATGTTGGCCAAAACTACTAAGCTTAATAAATTAGTTTTAGGTGCCAACGTCAAATTAACCAATAGTACCGGTAGCGTTAACTTACAACCTGTCACGACCACCAAGCCCTACACTGGTAACTGGATCAAAGATGGTGACTATACAACTTATCAGTCATCTGATGATTTGATGAAAAATTACGATGGCAGTGCTCCTGGCACTTATACTTGGCAAATTAGCTACGTTGACATAACCCTAACTAGTGACACCGAAACTATCATCGCTGGTGATAACTGGTCGGCAGAAACCAATTTTGCTTCTGCCACTAACGTTGACGGTTCAACCGTTAATTTCAAAGACATCACTGTCACTTATCAAAAAGATGGGCAACCTGTTGAGGGCATTACCACCGCCGGCGCCTATGTAGTCACCTATAGTTTTAATGACTCACTCGGCAATCCCCAATCTAAAACCATTACGGTAACCGTTGCTGAAAATAAAGTCAGCATTGTTGCAAAGCCAGATTCTTCCATCGTTGCTGGATCAACTTGGAATTCAGCTGATAACTTTGCATCAGCAGCTGATACTGATGGTACGGTTTTAACTGTTGCGGATATGAAGATTACCTATACCAAAGATGGTCAACCGGTTGATCAACTCGATACCAAATCAGCTGGCACTTACGTAGTTACCTATAGTTTTATTGACCAACAAGGCAATTACCAAAGTGCTGCCAGCACGATTATTGTCACTAATGATGCTGGATTAACTTTAAAGAATCCGACTGAAATTATCATTGCCGGCGATAAGTGGTCCGCAGAAACGAACTTTGATTCGGCCACTAATGTCGACGGTTCTAACGTTGATTTCTCTAAAGTCACTGTCACTTATAAAAAAGATGGCCAAACTGTTAGCGGAATTACCACCGCCGGTTCCTATGAAGTCACTTACAGCTTTTCTGACTCACTTGGCAAGACACAAGAGATAACCAGTACTGTGACTGTCAACGAAAATAAAGTTAGCATTGTTGCGAAACCAGATTCTTCCATTGTTGCTGGATCAACTTGGAATTCGGCTGATAACCTTGTATCAGCAACTGATACTGATGGTACGGTTTTAACTGTTGCAGATATGAAGATTACCTATACCAAAGATGGCAAAGATGTTCCCAGCATTAATCCTAAGGAAGCTGGCAGCTATACCATCACTTACAGTTTCACCGATAAACAAGGGAACCTACAAAGTGCAACCAGTACGCTAACCATCACTAACGATGCTTCCATCAGTGTTAAAAATCCGACTGAAACCATCATTGCGGGTGATAACTGGTCGGCTGAAACTAACTTTGATTCGGCTACTAATGTCGACGGTTCTAACGTTAATTTTTCTGACGTCACCGTCACTTATACTAAAAATGGGCAACCGGTTAGCGGAATTACCACTGCCGGCACCTATGAAGTCACCTATAGTTTTACTGATTCACTTGGGAATAATCAATCTACAACCAGCATGGTGACTGTTGCTGAAAATCAGGTTAACATTACTGTAAAGCCAGATGATTCGATTGTCGCTGGCTCAACTTGGAAGCCAGCTGATAACTTTGCATCGGCGACTGATACTGATGGTTCAGTGTTAACTGTTTCAGACATGGAAATGACCTATACCAAAAATGGAAAAACTGTTGATAGCATTAATCCCAACGAAGCTGGCGTTTATACCATCACTTACAGTTTTACTGATAAACAAGGTCGCTTACAAAGTGCTACCAGTACACTCACCATCACTAACGAGGCAGGATTAATCTTAAAGCAGCCAACTGAAAGCATCATTGCTGGCGATAACTGGTCGGCGGAAACTAACTTCGCTTCGGCCGCTAACGTTGATGGATCAAGCGTTAATTTCAAAGACATCACTGTCGCTTATCAAAAAGATGGGCAAGCTGTTAGTGGCATTACCACTGCCGGCACCTATACCGTCACTTATAGCTTTACTGACTCACTTGGCAATCGCCAATCTACAACCAGTACAGTAATTGTCGCTAAAAACCAAGTCAGCATTACTGCTAAACCAGATTCTTCAATTGTTGCCGGAACTGACTGGTCTAAAGCAAATAGCTTTGACACTGCTCATGACGTTGATGGTTCAGTGGTAGCTTTAAAAGATTTGACCGTCACTTATACAAAAAATGGGCAACCAGTCGCTCAACTTGATACCAAATCAGCTGGCACTTACGTCGTGACCTATAGTTTCATTGACCAACAAGGCAATCGCCAAAGTGCGTCCAGTACCGTGATTGTTACCAATGCCGCTGACCTACAACTGGTTACCGATACCGAAACCATGGTTGCCGGTGATACTTGGTTAGCTGAAAATAATTTCAACACGGCAACTAATGTCGATGGTAGCGCCGTTGATTTTGCCAACGTGACGGTCACCTATACTAAAAACGGGCAACCTGTTAACGGCATTACTACCGCTGGCACTTACCAGGTCACTTATAGTTTTGTTGATACCCTTGGTCATCGCCAAACCAAGACCAGTACCCTCATCGTGACGCGAAACCAGGTCAATATCGTTGCGAAACCTGGAACTACCATCGTCGCTGGGTCAACTTGGTCCGCTCAAGATAACTTTGGCTTTGCCACCGATGTTGACGGCACCGATATCACCTTAAAGGACCTGACAGTGACCTACATGAAAGATGGGCACTCAGTCACTCAGTTAGACCCTAATGTCGCTGGCACCTATGTGATTACCTACAGTTTCACGGATCAACGGGGTCAGTTACAACAGGCTAAGAGTACTGTCATTATCACAAATGACGCTAGTTTACAACTGACTAATAAGACCGAGACCATCATTGCTGGCGATAACTGGTCTGCCAAAAATAACTTTAAATCCGCCACTAATATTGACGGTTCAACTGTGGCTTTTGCCAACATAACCGTGACTTATCTGCGCAACGGGCAAAGCGTCGCTGGAATTACTACTGTCGGCACCTATCAAGTCACCTACAGCTTTATTGATACACTCGGTAACCGGCAAACCCAGACCAGTACCGTCACGGTTGTAAACAGTCAAAGCCAACTTAAGGTTAAACCAACGACTGACTTAACCACCGGCGAAACTTGGCACCCGGTCGACAATCTGATTACGGCTAAGAATACGGATGGCACTAACGTTGCGTTCCGACAATTAACTGTCACCATCAAGAATCAGGCGACTAATCAGTTGGTCACTGCCATTGATACTTCGAAAGCCGGCAGTTATCTGGTCACCTATTACTTCATCGATCAACAAGGCCTGCGCCAAACTGCGCAAAGTATCATTACCGTTCTGGCTGAAGACGATCAAGCCGATCTCATTGTAACCCCTGATACCGATAACTCGGTCGACGATTCTTGGCATGCTGAAGATGACTTTGTCAGCGGAACTGACTCGGATGGCACCGACGTTAGTTATGATAAAGTCAAGGTATCTGTCACAAAAAACGGCCAACCAGTGACTCAAGTAAACCGGCACTCGGCTGGCACTTATCAGGTCACTTACCAGTTCATGACTAAAAACGGTCACTTACAATCAGCTACCCGCACAATTACGATTAACGCCAAATCTGGTCACGGGTCACAAAACACCGAATCAACTTTGCCACAAACGGATGAAGCAACCTCGGCATCAACTGTGACCTTGGGAGCCATCTTATTAGCCCTAACTGGCCTAATTACTGGCTTTGGCAGAATCAAGCACAAACGGCAAGATTAA
- a CDS encoding Nramp family divalent metal transporter produces MSEENKGNGQKHKLIEYANGPSLEEINGTIEVPKNLGFWKMLFAYSGPGALVAVGYMDPGNWSTSITGGQNFQYLLMSVILMSSLIAMLLQYMAAKLGIVSQMDLAQAIRARTSKSLGIVLWLLTELAIMATDIAEVIGAAIALYLLFHIPLIIAVFITVFDVLLLLLLTKIGFRKIEAIVVCLILVILLVFAYQVALSNPDWGGVLKGLIPTTDTFSTSHAVGGMTPLSGALGIIGATVMPHNLYLHSAISQTRKVDHKNENAVAQTIRFTTWDSNIQLSFAFVVNSLLLIMGVAVFKTGAVKDPSFFGLFDALSNTSMLSNPVLIGVAKSGVLSVLFAVALLASGQNATITGTLTGQVIMEGFVHMRMPLWLRRLVTRLISVIPVIICVLMTSGKSAIAEHTALNTLMNNSQVFLAFALPFSMLPLLMLTDSRSEMGDRFKNAIWVKLFGWLSVIGLTFLNLIGLPDAILAFFGDNPSAGAQDIATTISYILIAAILALLVWATYDLHRGNKAYANKLALATGTKTKN; encoded by the coding sequence GTGAGTGAAGAAAATAAGGGGAATGGCCAAAAGCATAAGCTAATTGAATATGCGAATGGCCCATCGCTCGAAGAAATTAACGGCACCATCGAAGTACCGAAAAACCTAGGATTTTGGAAAATGTTATTCGCATATTCCGGTCCTGGTGCACTAGTTGCGGTTGGTTACATGGATCCAGGGAACTGGTCAACTTCAATTACTGGTGGTCAAAATTTCCAATACTTATTAATGTCTGTCATCTTGATGTCAAGTTTGATTGCGATGTTATTGCAATACATGGCCGCTAAACTTGGTATCGTGAGTCAGATGGATTTGGCCCAAGCGATTCGGGCCCGCACCAGTAAATCATTGGGAATTGTCCTGTGGTTATTAACCGAATTAGCCATTATGGCCACTGATATCGCTGAAGTTATCGGAGCTGCGATTGCCTTATATTTGTTATTTCATATTCCATTAATTATTGCGGTCTTTATTACCGTCTTTGATGTTTTATTATTGCTATTATTAACGAAAATTGGTTTCCGTAAAATTGAAGCCATCGTGGTTTGCTTGATTTTAGTTATCCTATTGGTATTTGCTTATCAAGTTGCACTTTCAAATCCTGATTGGGGTGGTGTCCTGAAAGGCTTAATCCCAACTACCGATACATTTTCAACTAGCCATGCTGTTGGTGGTATGACCCCACTATCCGGAGCTTTAGGGATTATCGGGGCCACCGTCATGCCACATAATTTATATTTGCATTCTGCCATTTCACAAACTCGAAAAGTCGACCATAAAAATGAAAATGCCGTGGCACAAACGATCCGGTTTACCACTTGGGATTCCAACATTCAATTATCATTTGCATTTGTCGTTAACTCATTGTTACTCATCATGGGTGTCGCCGTTTTCAAGACTGGCGCCGTTAAAGATCCCTCATTCTTTGGGCTCTTTGATGCGTTATCCAACACGTCGATGCTAAGCAATCCGGTTTTAATCGGCGTTGCCAAATCCGGCGTTTTGTCCGTACTATTCGCGGTTGCCCTGTTAGCTTCCGGCCAAAATGCAACTATTACAGGAACCTTAACTGGGCAAGTTATCATGGAAGGCTTCGTCCACATGCGGATGCCACTCTGGTTGCGGCGTTTAGTCACCCGGTTAATCTCAGTAATTCCCGTTATCATCTGTGTTTTAATGACGAGCGGCAAGAGTGCCATAGCCGAACATACGGCTCTGAATACCCTTATGAATAATTCGCAGGTCTTCTTGGCCTTTGCGCTCCCATTCTCGATGCTCCCGTTATTAATGTTAACGGACAGTCGTTCTGAAATGGGCGATCGGTTTAAAAATGCCATTTGGGTCAAACTATTCGGCTGGTTATCCGTTATTGGCCTAACCTTCTTAAACTTAATCGGTTTACCAGATGCCATTTTAGCTTTCTTCGGTGACAACCCTTCGGCTGGCGCTCAAGATATTGCAACGACAATTTCTTACATTTTAATTGCCGCCATTCTAGCTTTACTAGTCTGGGCAACCTACGACTTACATCGGGGTAATAAAGCCTATGCCAATAAGTTAGCTCTAGCGACCGGTACTAAAACTAAAAACTAA
- a CDS encoding universal stress protein, with translation METKFKRILVGVDDSADAMLAFDYAIQRAKETTAELVIVSILENNDMNVYEALNKDFVHGERSALEQHLLKYKQQAQAAGVKTVSTLIAEGEPGETIVKKVIPQVKPDILIIGSEAKKGLARHFGSQAAYMAKYSPISVLVIR, from the coding sequence ATGGAAACTAAATTTAAACGAATTTTGGTCGGTGTTGATGATTCTGCTGATGCCATGCTTGCTTTTGACTATGCGATTCAACGTGCAAAAGAAACCACTGCTGAATTAGTCATTGTTTCAATTCTTGAAAATAACGATATGAACGTTTACGAAGCTTTAAACAAGGATTTCGTTCACGGTGAACGTTCAGCCTTAGAACAACACTTGCTAAAATACAAACAACAAGCTCAAGCGGCCGGGGTTAAAACGGTCAGCACCTTAATCGCTGAAGGCGAACCTGGTGAAACGATTGTTAAGAAGGTCATTCCGCAAGTCAAACCTGATATTTTAATTATCGGTTCCGAAGCTAAGAAAGGCCTTGCTCGTCATTTTGGTAGCCAAGCCGCTTACATGGCAAAGTATTCACCAATTTCAGTATTAGTTATTCGATAA
- a CDS encoding class I SAM-dependent methyltransferase, protein MRDVRRYGIETPWLPVMSFFAIIFLGIYDYFNWGTVNVAIDIFIGLLILVENSCFLYTAIRGKYVIYDQLVQQIPLDSAGQVLDLGCGQGGLLARIAKQLTSASHVTGIDSWHRGTPAATQKNLDELGVADRATLVIGKLTTLPFETNQFDVIVSGFALHQIKNNQQREQAVHEAIRVLKPGGQLLIVDTDYRATQYRDVFRSENVQIAESKLLGINGWWAGPFKMSYLVRGIKAK, encoded by the coding sequence ATGAGGGATGTTAGACGTTATGGGATTGAGACACCATGGTTACCAGTGATGTCTTTTTTCGCAATAATTTTTTTAGGTATTTATGATTATTTTAATTGGGGAACTGTTAATGTCGCAATTGATATTTTTATAGGGTTATTGATATTAGTAGAGAATAGCTGCTTCTTGTACACCGCAATCCGGGGGAAATATGTGATTTATGACCAGTTAGTTCAGCAAATACCCTTGGATTCTGCAGGACAAGTTTTAGATTTGGGCTGTGGTCAGGGGGGGTTATTAGCTCGAATCGCTAAGCAATTAACGAGTGCGAGCCACGTAACCGGGATTGATTCGTGGCATCGGGGTACGCCAGCGGCAACGCAAAAAAATCTTGATGAGTTAGGGGTCGCGGATCGGGCCACTTTAGTGATTGGGAAATTAACGACATTACCATTTGAAACTAACCAGTTCGATGTGATTGTAAGTGGTTTTGCCTTGCATCAAATTAAAAACAATCAACAACGCGAACAGGCTGTGCATGAAGCAATTCGGGTCTTAAAGCCGGGTGGTCAATTGCTAATTGTGGATACTGATTATCGGGCAACTCAGTATCGGGATGTTTTTCGAAGTGAAAATGTTCAGATTGCTGAATCTAAGCTACTAGGTATCAACGGCTGGTGGGCAGGTCCGTTTAAGATGAGCTACCTGGTGCGTGGTATTAAAGCGAAATAA